One part of the Aurantibacillus circumpalustris genome encodes these proteins:
- a CDS encoding cytochrome c maturation protein CcmE domain-containing protein, producing the protein MKKLHILGIIVIAVAIGVIFVSLKNTSTYADFTEAVSNPDKEFHVVGKLDKDQPQIYDPKINPDEFLFSMIDNKGVIKQVVLHKSKPQDFEKSEQIVLIGKMQGDNFHANDILMKCPSKYNEGAQQLN; encoded by the coding sequence ATGAAAAAATTACACATCTTAGGAATCATAGTTATTGCAGTTGCAATTGGAGTGATTTTTGTTTCGTTAAAAAATACAAGCACTTACGCTGATTTCACCGAAGCCGTTTCAAACCCCGATAAAGAATTTCATGTTGTTGGTAAATTAGATAAAGATCAACCTCAAATTTATGATCCTAAAATTAACCCTGATGAATTTTTGTTTAGCATGATCGACAACAAAGGAGTGATCAAACAAGTTGTTCTGCATAAAAGCAAACCACAAGATTTTGAAAAGAGTGAACAAATTGTTTTAATTGGAAAAATGCAAGGCGATAATTTTCATGCAAATGATATTTTAATGAAGTGCCCAAGTAAATACAACGAGGGCGCACAGCAACTAAACTAA
- the ccsA gene encoding cytochrome c biogenesis protein CcsA translates to MNNIEYADERLWAGNLGNGFIVLSFVAALLSCLSFYFSFKDSSLLKLARFSFNLHGFSVLGIIGTLFYMLLNHFFEYQYVWQHSNSTMDMKYILSCFWEGQEGSFLLWTFWNVVLGLLLKRQLKGGEWEVPVMTIFALVQVFLASMILGVYMFDYKIGSNPFLLMKEHSEFRNLPFVLAAKYESTARGLNPLLMNYWMTIHPPTLFLGFASTLVPFAFSIAALWNKQYTKWQSIALPWTYFGILILGVGILMGGAWAYEALSFGGFWAWDPVENASLVPWLVLVAAGHTMIINKNKGGSLFTTHFLTISSFLLVLYSTFLTRSGVLGNASVHAFTDLGMTGQLVMYVLTFILISVALLVRNDLFRVSYVVLSFLLLAFASLYGYKRIILLIWISSSAFITGLSYYLYFPKEKEEEELFSREFWMFLGSLVLILSSLIITYFTSIPVINKLFGTEYAPPKVPVYNEWMVPFAILLMLLIAAAQFLKYKKTESCKFLKRISYTFILALLFGTICSIPFYFLNNFANGSGEEKWNLISYALLLTTALFAAFANADYFITILKGKISKSGAAIAHIGFALIMIGALISTSKKVVLSKNTAERKVSSLGADYDDKKSILLTQGDTLPMGPYLVTYTGKYREGIDVYFKVDYLKLNKNNKPELDFTLEPHVQDNPRMGKSPEPDTKHYLDRDIYTHVTWADLNIDTNKTKNDAFTSAKNYIGHVGDTIFSSNAIIVIDSLRSNLSKSEYEKNDSYLEVTAVLRCVDVRSQVYFAHPKFIIQNNVVIPKEDLVDELGLKLVFWKINPEEGTVEITLSERLSNARDFFVMEAYVFPYINVLWIGCLIMAIGTAIAILERIRKFKLQKEVKT, encoded by the coding sequence ATGAACAACATTGAATACGCCGATGAACGTTTGTGGGCAGGGAATTTAGGAAACGGATTTATTGTTCTCTCTTTTGTAGCGGCGCTTCTTTCATGTTTGAGTTTTTATTTTTCATTTAAAGATTCTAGTCTTCTAAAATTAGCACGCTTCTCTTTTAATCTTCATGGATTTTCAGTTCTTGGAATCATAGGAACTTTATTCTATATGTTGCTTAATCATTTTTTTGAGTACCAGTATGTTTGGCAGCACAGCAATAGTACAATGGATATGAAGTACATTCTATCCTGCTTTTGGGAAGGACAAGAAGGTAGTTTTCTATTATGGACTTTCTGGAATGTAGTTTTAGGTTTACTTCTTAAAAGACAATTAAAAGGTGGGGAATGGGAAGTACCAGTAATGACCATATTCGCACTCGTTCAGGTTTTTTTAGCGAGCATGATTCTCGGTGTTTATATGTTCGATTACAAAATTGGAAGCAATCCTTTTTTATTGATGAAAGAACATTCCGAATTTAGAAATCTACCTTTTGTATTAGCCGCGAAATATGAGTCCACTGCACGAGGTTTAAATCCATTATTAATGAATTATTGGATGACAATTCATCCACCAACTTTATTTTTAGGCTTTGCCTCCACCCTAGTACCATTTGCATTTTCTATTGCAGCACTCTGGAATAAACAATATACGAAATGGCAAAGCATTGCATTGCCCTGGACTTATTTTGGAATATTAATATTAGGTGTTGGTATTTTAATGGGTGGTGCTTGGGCTTACGAAGCGCTTAGTTTTGGCGGCTTCTGGGCTTGGGATCCTGTAGAGAATGCTTCTTTGGTGCCTTGGTTAGTTTTAGTAGCCGCTGGTCACACCATGATTATTAATAAAAATAAAGGAGGTTCACTATTCACGACGCATTTTTTAACCATCAGTAGTTTTTTATTAGTACTCTATTCTACATTCTTAACGAGAAGCGGTGTACTCGGAAACGCTTCTGTACATGCATTTACAGACTTAGGCATGACTGGCCAATTGGTTATGTACGTTCTCACATTCATACTTATTAGTGTGGCTTTACTTGTTAGAAATGATTTATTTAGAGTATCGTATGTGGTGCTTTCATTCTTATTATTAGCTTTTGCATCCCTTTATGGATATAAAAGAATTATTCTTTTAATTTGGATTTCATCCTCTGCCTTCATTACCGGACTATCTTACTATCTGTACTTCCCGAAAGAAAAAGAAGAAGAAGAACTTTTCTCACGTGAGTTTTGGATGTTTCTAGGTTCTTTAGTGTTGATTTTATCCTCATTGATCATTACCTACTTCACTTCCATACCTGTTATCAACAAATTATTTGGCACAGAGTATGCCCCACCAAAAGTGCCTGTCTATAATGAATGGATGGTTCCATTTGCAATTCTATTAATGTTATTAATTGCAGCAGCGCAGTTTTTAAAATATAAAAAAACGGAGTCGTGTAAATTTTTAAAACGTATTTCCTATACTTTTATTTTGGCACTTTTATTTGGTACAATATGTTCTATTCCTTTTTACTTTCTGAATAACTTTGCTAATGGAAGTGGTGAAGAAAAATGGAACCTGATTAGTTACGCACTTCTACTTACCACGGCTCTTTTTGCAGCCTTTGCTAACGCTGATTATTTTATCACCATTTTAAAAGGAAAAATTTCTAAAAGCGGGGCTGCAATAGCGCACATTGGTTTTGCATTGATTATGATCGGTGCATTAATTTCTACTTCTAAAAAAGTAGTGCTTTCTAAAAATACGGCTGAAAGAAAAGTTTCTTCATTAGGTGCAGACTACGACGATAAAAAAAGTATTCTTCTCACTCAAGGTGACACGCTTCCAATGGGCCCCTATCTTGTTACCTATACTGGCAAATACCGCGAAGGAATTGATGTGTATTTTAAAGTTGATTACCTTAAATTAAATAAAAACAATAAACCCGAATTAGATTTTACTCTTGAACCTCATGTGCAAGATAATCCTCGAATGGGCAAGTCGCCAGAACCAGATACAAAACATTATTTAGATAGAGATATTTATACGCATGTGACCTGGGCTGATTTAAATATTGATACCAACAAAACAAAAAATGACGCCTTTACCTCTGCTAAAAATTACATTGGTCACGTGGGAGATACCATTTTCTCAAGCAATGCCATTATAGTCATTGATTCTTTACGAAGTAATCTCAGTAAGTCTGAATACGAAAAAAATGATTCATACCTTGAAGTAACAGCCGTTTTACGTTGCGTTGATGTCCGTTCACAAGTATATTTTGCACATCCTAAATTTATTATTCAAAACAATGTTGTTATTCCTAAAGAAGATCTTGTAGATGAATTGGGTCTAAAATTAGTTTTCTGGAAAATAAATCCTGAAGAAGGAACAGTTGAGATTACGTTAAGCGAGCGACTGAGTAATGCAAGAGACTTTTTTGTGATGGAAGCTTATGTTTTCCCTTACATCAATGTGTTGTGGATCGGCTGTTTGATTATGGCGATTGGCACGGCAATAGCCATTTTGGAAAGAATTCGTAAATTCAAATTACAAAAAGAAGTAAAAACCTAA
- a CDS encoding Rossmann-like and DUF2520 domain-containing protein has product MEKQVKEKIVIIGCGSVAWHIAKHLKSLKQYDVYVYNHYANPLLNDFKTKLKCKTDIGFENVISNANIYLICVTDKFISKVAKQLNILNPNALLLHTSGSTKIQDLGNRIQNTGVFYPLQTFSRDSEINWSKVPIIIESESRDAEHSILHLADMFSETVVRMNYKERLKLHLAAVLVNNFTNALYASANDLIRRDAASSELSFEILIPLIEQTTAKIKTLEPRSAQTGPAKRKDETVMKKHLQIISKQPDLKKIYKQLSKLIAKQQEE; this is encoded by the coding sequence ATGGAAAAACAGGTCAAAGAAAAAATCGTAATTATCGGTTGCGGTAGTGTGGCCTGGCACATAGCAAAACATTTAAAGTCTTTAAAACAATACGATGTTTATGTTTATAATCATTATGCGAATCCTTTATTGAATGACTTTAAAACAAAACTAAAATGTAAAACAGACATTGGTTTTGAAAACGTAATATCAAACGCAAACATTTATTTAATTTGTGTAACAGATAAATTTATTTCGAAAGTCGCAAAACAATTAAATATTCTCAATCCAAATGCACTTTTATTACATACGTCTGGAAGTACTAAAATTCAGGATTTAGGTAACCGTATTCAAAATACCGGTGTGTTTTATCCTTTACAAACCTTTTCAAGAGATTCAGAAATTAACTGGTCAAAAGTTCCTATTATAATAGAATCTGAAAGCCGAGATGCTGAACACAGTATTTTACATCTCGCAGATATGTTTAGCGAAACGGTTGTGAGAATGAATTACAAAGAGCGTCTGAAATTGCATCTGGCTGCTGTGCTTGTAAATAATTTTACCAACGCTTTATATGCAAGTGCAAACGATCTTATCAGACGGGATGCAGCAAGTTCGGAACTTTCTTTTGAAATTCTTATCCCATTAATTGAACAAACAACCGCGAAGATAAAAACACTGGAGCCTCGTTCAGCACAAACTGGTCCTGCTAAACGAAAAGATGAAACGGTGATGAAAAAACATTTGCAGATTATTTCCAAACAACCCGATCTAAAAAAAATATACAAACAATTAAGCAAGTTAATTGCAAAACAACAGGAGGAATAA
- a CDS encoding KdsC family phosphatase, with product MLNFKQKLNKITTIIFDVDGVMTDGKVLVMESGEMVRNMNSKDGYALNLAVKKGYRIAVISGGNNFAIKNALDRNGVKDVFIKQHDKLACYNEYKTQNNLSDEEIVFMGDDLPDHEIMSRTGLAVCPNDAATEIKEICHYISPKNGGEGCVRDIIEQVLRVQGNWEIVKW from the coding sequence ATGCTTAATTTTAAACAGAAACTAAACAAAATCACAACTATTATATTTGATGTTGATGGTGTTATGACCGATGGAAAAGTACTCGTGATGGAGAGTGGTGAAATGGTGAGGAATATGAATTCTAAAGATGGATACGCTTTAAACCTCGCAGTAAAAAAGGGCTACAGAATTGCAGTCATTAGCGGCGGAAATAATTTCGCTATCAAAAATGCTTTAGATAGAAATGGCGTTAAAGATGTTTTTATTAAACAGCACGATAAACTGGCCTGTTACAACGAATACAAAACCCAAAATAATTTAAGCGACGAAGAAATTGTTTTTATGGGTGACGATTTACCCGATCATGAAATTATGTCTCGAACGGGCTTAGCGGTTTGTCCGAACGATGCAGCAACAGAAATAAAAGAAATCTGCCACTACATTTCACCAAAGAATGGTGGCGAAGGGTGTGTGAGAGATATTATTGAACAAGTGTTGCGGGTGCAAGGCAATTGGGAAATTGTAAAATGGTAA
- a CDS encoding DUF4256 domain-containing protein: MKKKLSANQEKELIKILKTRFEKNTKRHKGLEWSRLVERLKKMSEKLWSLEEMEISGGEPDVIGQDKKTGEYIFCDCSEESPKGRRSLCYDRQALESRKEHKPKSSALDVAAEMGIELITEEQYRELQKLGNFDMKTSSWVKTPSDIRELGGAIFCDRRYNTVFLYHNGAESYYAARGFRGLLKI; this comes from the coding sequence ATGAAAAAGAAATTGTCTGCGAATCAAGAAAAAGAACTAATCAAAATTTTGAAAACACGTTTTGAGAAAAATACAAAACGCCATAAGGGACTTGAATGGAGTAGATTAGTGGAAAGACTAAAAAAAATGTCAGAAAAACTGTGGTCGTTAGAGGAAATGGAAATCAGCGGCGGCGAACCAGATGTTATTGGGCAGGATAAAAAAACGGGTGAATACATTTTTTGTGATTGTTCAGAAGAAAGTCCAAAAGGACGAAGAAGTCTTTGTTATGACCGTCAGGCTTTAGAATCAAGAAAGGAGCATAAACCTAAAAGTAGTGCTTTAGATGTGGCGGCTGAGATGGGGATTGAACTTATAACAGAAGAGCAATATCGTGAATTACAGAAGCTAGGAAATTTCGACATGAAAACATCGAGCTGGGTAAAAACACCTTCAGATATCAGAGAACTCGGTGGTGCAATATTTTGTGATCGTCGTTACAACACGGTCTTCTTGTATCATAACGGAGCAGAATCGTATTATGCAGCGAGAGGATTTAGAGGTTTACTTAAGATATAA
- a CDS encoding YdeI/OmpD-associated family protein has product MNPKVDWYFTKNAKWQNEIEALRAITVSCGLAEELKWGCPCYTNNKNNIVLIHVFKEYCALLFFKGVLLQDPKEILIRQTKNVQVARQLRFTSLQEIVKKKSVVKAYIKEAIEVEKSGVKVSLKKTTEFNMPKEFQNKLDELPALEKAFKALTPGRQRGYLLYFSQAKQAKTREARVEKYATQILNGKGLDD; this is encoded by the coding sequence ATGAATCCTAAAGTTGATTGGTATTTTACTAAAAACGCAAAGTGGCAGAATGAAATTGAGGCACTCCGAGCGATTACGGTTTCGTGTGGACTTGCTGAAGAATTAAAATGGGGTTGTCCCTGTTATACTAATAACAAAAACAACATTGTTTTAATTCATGTGTTTAAAGAGTACTGTGCTCTTTTATTTTTTAAAGGAGTTTTGTTACAGGATCCAAAAGAAATTCTTATTCGACAAACTAAGAATGTTCAGGTAGCTCGCCAATTAAGGTTTACAAGTCTTCAAGAAATTGTAAAGAAAAAAAGTGTCGTGAAAGCTTATATTAAAGAAGCCATTGAAGTGGAAAAATCAGGTGTAAAGGTTTCTTTAAAAAAAACGACAGAATTCAATATGCCTAAAGAGTTCCAAAACAAATTGGATGAACTTCCGGCTCTGGAAAAAGCGTTTAAAGCATTAACACCTGGGCGGCAAAGAGGCTATTTGCTTTATTTCTCCCAAGCAAAACAAGCTAAAACGCGTGAAGCAAGGGTTGAAAAATATGCAACACAAATTCTCAATGGTAAAGGATTAGATGATTAG
- a CDS encoding DoxX family protein, protein MTKRNKIIYWIATIWLSLGMTSTGIVQLIQMGEEVEMMKRLGYPLYFLTLLGVWKILGVIVVLMPKFPLVKEWAYAGFFFTMTGAIVSHFVVGDGAIEFFGPTLLLVLTLVSWYLRPSDRKINFAN, encoded by the coding sequence ATGACTAAAAGAAACAAAATTATCTATTGGATCGCTACTATCTGGTTATCATTAGGAATGACTTCAACTGGAATTGTACAATTAATTCAAATGGGAGAAGAAGTTGAAATGATGAAGCGTTTAGGTTATCCTCTTTATTTTCTAACACTTCTGGGTGTCTGGAAAATCTTGGGAGTCATTGTAGTACTTATGCCTAAATTTCCTTTAGTAAAAGAGTGGGCCTACGCCGGATTCTTCTTTACAATGACAGGAGCCATCGTTTCTCATTTTGTTGTCGGTGATGGTGCTATTGAATTTTTCGGACCTACATTATTGTTAGTGTTAACTTTAGTATCTTGGTATCTTAGACCTTCGGATAGGAAAATCAATTTCGCGAATTAG
- a CDS encoding SRPBCC domain-containing protein, protein MERKTKIDAEEGKQEIFITREFDLPLELLFRAYIEPEIVEQWMGTKVLKLESKRHGSYQFETSDPRGNKHLFNGTIHEFVPNKKITRTFEMENTPFPVQLEFLEFERLTSGVSILTMHIVYRSVAIRDQILQLPFAQGINKAHNRIQEIGNKLK, encoded by the coding sequence ATGGAGAGAAAAACAAAAATTGACGCCGAAGAAGGTAAACAGGAAATTTTTATTACTCGGGAATTTGATTTGCCGCTAGAATTACTTTTTAGAGCTTATATAGAGCCTGAAATCGTTGAGCAATGGATGGGAACAAAAGTATTAAAACTAGAAAGCAAAAGACACGGCAGTTACCAATTTGAAACAAGCGATCCAAGAGGAAATAAACATCTGTTCAATGGAACCATTCATGAATTTGTTCCAAACAAAAAAATTACGCGAACATTTGAAATGGAAAACACACCTTTCCCCGTTCAACTTGAATTTTTAGAATTCGAAAGACTCACATCGGGTGTAAGTATACTAACCATGCACATTGTTTATAGGTCCGTTGCTATCAGAGACCAAATATTGCAACTTCCCTTTGCGCAAGGAATTAATAAGGCACATAATCGCATACAAGAAATAGGAAACAAATTAAAATAA
- a CDS encoding ArsR/SmtB family transcription factor has protein sequence MNLRRDVFQAIADPTRRAILLLLTSQSMTAGAIASNFDTARPTVSKHLQILAECELLNQRQEGREVYYQFNPKKMKEVADFIEPFRSMWDERFNKLESVMKKYKNK, from the coding sequence ATGAATTTAAGACGGGATGTTTTTCAGGCTATTGCTGATCCAACAAGAAGGGCTATCCTCCTTCTGCTTACTTCGCAATCAATGACGGCAGGCGCTATTGCATCAAATTTTGACACTGCAAGGCCAACCGTTTCTAAGCATTTGCAAATTCTTGCAGAATGTGAGTTGTTAAATCAAAGGCAAGAGGGTAGGGAAGTTTATTATCAATTTAATCCTAAAAAAATGAAAGAGGTTGCGGATTTTATCGAACCATTCCGCAGCATGTGGGATGAGCGATTTAATAAACTGGAAAGTGTTATGAAAAAGTATAAAAATAAATAA